Proteins from a single region of Chlamydia buteonis:
- a CDS encoding MFS transporter, whose protein sequence is MDISIQKKSFRSLVITHFLTILNDNLYKFLLVFFLLEGKSLTENAKILSYVSLCFALPFLLLAPLAGSLSDRYQKRNIILATRLIEIVCTSLGLYFFYIHSVVGGYIVLILMASHTAIFGPAKMGILPEMLPLDYLSRANGVMTAVTYTGSILGSCFAPLLVDLTKNLPINCYVLSTSFCVVSSIVSTFVSLGIRSSNFKNRSQKITYVSFKDLWEIFKDTHHVHYLTLSIFLVALFLLVGAYVQVEIIPFVEFTLGYPKHYGGYLFPIVALGVGVGSCITGWISGKDIKLGYVPVMTLGLGLAFMGLYAVSCSLVGVMFFLLLLGFLGGVYQVPLHAYIQYASPEHKRGQILAVNNFLDFVGVLIAAAVVRILGSGLSLPPEISFLYMGMIIFCLGLWILWIWKELVYRLVLSAVLIKQLGNYLKLPKSLIPVCYLVPTHSYREVRRVLAMLPKTVRTTVVILDQKLQPGWTTRLISYCVPTVICDLNETSDRSMKEAWAVLQAKRLHMLLKKQPDLCVICLGKEDNIEIFSKVLLEQGISMRNIKLTSKKVSYRRNKYSLSLNQADET, encoded by the coding sequence ATGGATATATCAATACAGAAAAAATCTTTTCGTTCCTTAGTAATAACGCATTTTCTTACGATATTAAATGATAATCTTTATAAGTTTCTTTTAGTCTTTTTCCTGCTTGAAGGAAAAAGTTTAACAGAAAATGCGAAGATATTATCTTACGTAAGTTTGTGTTTTGCTTTACCTTTTCTTTTGCTAGCACCTTTAGCAGGAAGTTTATCAGATAGATATCAGAAACGAAACATTATCTTAGCCACACGTCTTATTGAAATTGTATGTACTTCACTGGGTTTATACTTTTTCTATATTCATTCTGTCGTCGGCGGATATATAGTTTTGATCCTCATGGCTAGTCATACGGCTATTTTTGGTCCTGCAAAGATGGGGATTCTCCCAGAGATGTTACCTCTAGATTATTTATCTAGAGCTAATGGAGTAATGACCGCAGTAACTTATACCGGGAGTATCTTAGGATCTTGTTTTGCTCCTTTACTTGTCGATCTTACAAAGAACCTTCCAATTAACTGTTATGTTCTTTCAACGTCATTTTGCGTTGTTTCTTCGATCGTAAGTACTTTTGTGTCTTTAGGCATACGTTCAAGTAACTTTAAAAATCGTAGTCAAAAAATTACTTATGTCAGCTTTAAAGATCTCTGGGAAATCTTTAAAGATACACATCATGTACATTACCTAACCCTCTCTATTTTCTTAGTAGCTCTTTTTCTTTTGGTTGGAGCTTATGTACAAGTCGAAATCATTCCTTTTGTAGAGTTTACTTTAGGTTATCCTAAGCATTACGGAGGTTACCTGTTTCCTATTGTAGCTTTGGGAGTTGGAGTAGGCTCTTGTATTACAGGATGGATTTCGGGAAAAGATATTAAGTTAGGGTATGTGCCTGTCATGACTTTAGGCTTAGGCCTTGCATTTATGGGACTTTATGCTGTTTCCTGTTCTCTAGTTGGAGTGATGTTCTTCCTATTGCTGTTAGGATTCTTAGGTGGGGTATATCAAGTTCCTTTACATGCCTATATACAATATGCGAGTCCTGAGCATAAACGCGGGCAAATTCTTGCAGTAAATAATTTCTTGGATTTCGTCGGTGTGTTAATCGCAGCAGCAGTTGTCAGGATTTTGGGATCTGGCTTGAGTTTGCCACCAGAGATAAGCTTCCTATACATGGGAATGATCATTTTCTGTCTCGGATTGTGGATTCTATGGATTTGGAAAGAGCTGGTATATCGTTTAGTACTCAGTGCAGTATTAATAAAACAACTAGGAAACTATCTTAAGCTTCCAAAATCACTAATACCTGTTTGCTATTTGGTGCCCACCCACTCTTATCGAGAAGTCCGGCGTGTATTAGCCATGCTACCAAAAACTGTACGCACTACTGTTGTGATACTAGATCAAAAACTACAACCTGGTTGGACAACTAGATTAATTTCTTACTGTGTTCCTACAGTCATATGTGATCTTAATGAAACAAGTGATCGGAGTATGAAAGAGGCTTGGGCAGTTTTGCAAGCTAAACGCTTGCACATGTTGTTGAAAAAGCAACCAGATTTGTGTGTGATATGTTTAGGTAAAGAAGATAATATTGAAATATTTTCTAAGGTTTTGTTGGAACAGGGAATTAGTATGAGAAATATTAAGTTGACATCCAAGAAAGTATCTTACCGAAGGAATAAGTATAGTCTATCCTTGAACCAAGCCGATGAAACTTAG
- a CDS encoding deoxyribonuclease IV, which yields MQVSPPPQVPLLGAHTSTAGGLQNAIYEGHEIGASTVQMFTANQRQWRRRPLTDGLINSFKTALEETSLSYIMSHAGYLINPGAPNPEILEKSRICIQQEIQDCLSLGITFVNFHPGAAVNDTKEACLDRIVSSFSLVEPLFEDSPPLVVLFETTAGQGTLVGSTFEELGYLIDKLKHKIPVGVCIDTCHIFAAGYDITSPGSWKQVLKNFDDAIGLSYLRAFHLNDSMFPLGKHKDRHAPLGEGDIGMESFKFLMTHEQTRMIPKYLETPGGPDLWTKEIRQLKSFQK from the coding sequence ATGCAGGTATCTCCGCCTCCCCAAGTCCCTTTATTAGGTGCGCATACATCCACCGCTGGAGGGCTTCAAAACGCCATTTACGAAGGGCATGAAATTGGGGCTTCGACCGTTCAAATGTTTACTGCCAATCAAAGACAGTGGCGTAGACGCCCTCTCACTGATGGTTTGATAAATTCATTCAAAACAGCTCTTGAAGAGACCTCTCTATCTTATATTATGAGCCACGCTGGCTATTTAATTAATCCTGGGGCTCCTAATCCAGAAATCCTAGAAAAAAGCCGCATCTGCATACAGCAAGAGATCCAAGATTGTCTATCTTTAGGAATTACCTTTGTTAACTTCCATCCAGGAGCAGCTGTCAATGATACTAAAGAAGCTTGCTTAGATAGGATTGTTTCAAGTTTTTCGTTGGTTGAGCCTCTATTCGAAGACTCTCCGCCTCTTGTTGTTCTTTTTGAAACTACTGCGGGACAAGGTACACTTGTCGGCAGTACTTTTGAAGAACTTGGTTACCTCATAGACAAACTTAAGCATAAAATCCCGGTAGGAGTTTGCATAGATACTTGTCATATCTTTGCTGCTGGTTATGATATTACCTCTCCAGGGTCTTGGAAGCAAGTGCTCAAAAATTTTGATGATGCGATAGGCTTATCATATTTAAGAGCCTTTCATCTTAATGATTCCATGTTTCCTCTAGGAAAACACAAAGATCGTCACGCGCCTCTTGGAGAAGGAGATATAGGGATGGAAAGTTTTAAATTTCTTATGACTCACGAACAAACACGGATGATCCCCAAATATTTAGAAACTCCTGGAGGCCCAGACTTATGGACAAAGGAAATTCGGCAGTTGAAAAGCTTTCAGAAATAA
- a CDS encoding rhodanese-related sulfurtransferase, whose protein sequence is MKKNYYALAYYYLTRVDNPQQEIALHKELFKNLDVSCRIYISEQGINGQFSGYQPDAEYYMKWLRQRPGFSNVKFKIHHIEENIFPRVTVKYRKELVALGCDVDLSNQGKHISPQEWHEKLEENRCLVLDVRNNYEWKIGHFENAVLPDIRTFREFPDYAEQLSKEHDPATTPVMMYCTGGIRCELYSSLLLEKGFKEVYQLDGGVIAYGQAVGTGKWRGKLFVFDDRLAIPIDEADIDVAPIASCSHCETPCDTYYNCANTDCNNLFICCKNCIDSTKGCCSQECSQAPRIRSFTPCRGNKPFRRMHLCEAKKEKEASASCCCLR, encoded by the coding sequence ATGAAAAAGAATTATTACGCTTTAGCTTATTACTATTTGACTCGTGTAGATAATCCTCAACAGGAAATTGCTTTGCACAAGGAACTATTTAAAAATTTGGATGTTTCTTGTCGTATCTACATATCCGAACAAGGGATTAATGGTCAGTTTAGCGGCTATCAACCCGACGCAGAGTACTACATGAAATGGCTAAGACAGCGCCCTGGATTTTCAAATGTAAAATTTAAAATTCATCACATTGAAGAAAATATTTTCCCTCGTGTAACTGTGAAATATCGCAAAGAGCTTGTAGCTCTTGGTTGCGACGTTGATTTATCTAATCAAGGGAAGCATATTTCTCCGCAAGAGTGGCATGAAAAGCTCGAGGAGAATCGCTGTCTAGTTTTAGATGTAAGAAATAATTACGAATGGAAAATAGGGCATTTTGAAAATGCTGTTCTTCCAGACATTCGGACTTTTCGAGAATTCCCTGATTATGCTGAACAGCTATCTAAAGAGCACGACCCAGCGACCACCCCTGTGATGATGTATTGTACTGGTGGAATACGTTGTGAATTGTACTCTTCCCTCCTTTTAGAAAAAGGTTTTAAAGAAGTGTATCAACTTGATGGTGGTGTTATCGCTTATGGTCAGGCTGTAGGCACCGGTAAATGGCGAGGCAAGTTATTCGTATTTGATGATCGTTTAGCTATACCTATTGATGAAGCAGATATAGACGTTGCTCCCATCGCCTCGTGCTCACATTGTGAGACTCCCTGTGACACCTACTACAACTGCGCGAATACAGACTGTAATAACTTATTCATCTGCTGCAAGAATTGTATCGATTCAACAAAAGGATGTTGTTCTCAAGAGTGTTCTCAAGCACCTCGAATTCGCTCCTTCACCCCCTGTAGAGGAAACAAGCCTTTCCGCCGTATGCATCTATGTGAAGCAAAGAAAGAGAAGGAAGCATCTGCTAGCTGCTGCTGTTTACGTTAG
- the recB gene encoding exodeoxyribonuclease V subunit beta, with protein MKPFDIFNPQTSIQGKYFLEASAGTGKTFTIEQIVLRALLEGSVSHVENILVVTFTNAATNELKLRIQENLKQAASQLKSAITDPEQPLPPYLHHPCDVKQLYMQVRNALASIDRMAIFTIHGFCNYVLQQHFPQMQISQKNSALTHSQAVLHHIRKYLSQDLWENVLFPEQFYLLAARYNSNSKYTSFLTDKLLSSYTVQTFDHLPSKSTTASLLNTWHSSIRSKIKDIPKEKFLEQALKYTESFKKQPFSLTEDLLSFVDHLYASETSVRLFSFSKIAETFHPKNRLARYQPCRAFSYIEETSWFQDTEQFCNVDIIFNTLLHDLQLYLKHHYTWWLSPDESIITLEDLLRSSKAEEVIKSLRKRFQLILIDEFQDTDRKQWNIFAKLFSHNDFSGSLFLIGDPKQSIYEWRNADLVTYLKAKSTFPKTSQLHLINNYRSTPQLMQAINILFCKCSPFLEIPGYEPIEYHPLTPQSLEYFDNTQHAPIHFFSYENVLDQAAWISQTASYLQATHGISFGRMAILVSDSTQAFDLITHCSIPVSFSKNKSIFHLTETYLLTIAWLEAILYPENYEKIQRVLLSSLFRHDLTDILEKKEHYSSYFFSLRSYIFDHGLLATFYHFMTLHGEALLKTPQGDLTFQEMERLCAYLGTISSQPQHQLLYLQYFSETGRWEENLSFSSYSEDTEILKITTIHASKGLEYDIVFCPGLDKSKKNKSSSEWIREMYVACTRAKKQLFIPFQTSLNSRHNTALTNYVNQEGSYASIFDLAKNLSKEHPSLFSLSTTNTQDQSTGPIYNITPPSTFVLSPYPTKQIFSFSSVKMMLDNEVLLDSDIESPPISSVLPRGRKTGIIIHKILENISPNFKIPISKILTTVLHFVKNTHLEGYEEMISQKLFSTISSPLSFSSASFALKDICPDKILSEEAFLFSNKEQLWQGAIDLFFEYKGKYYIIDWKTSFLGETSSKYSQENLFSYIKEHNLDYQGAIYIHAAKRFLQQFDITSDVEMGFVFIRGIDSEGNGFFCLPNYKTSNPTINQKYPVYH; from the coding sequence ATGAAACCGTTTGATATTTTTAATCCTCAAACATCTATCCAAGGGAAATATTTTTTAGAAGCTTCTGCGGGTACTGGAAAGACATTTACCATCGAACAAATTGTTTTACGCGCTCTTTTAGAAGGTTCTGTTTCCCATGTTGAAAATATTCTTGTTGTAACATTTACAAACGCCGCTACTAATGAATTAAAACTTAGGATTCAAGAGAATCTCAAACAAGCTGCATCGCAGTTAAAATCTGCTATTACAGACCCCGAGCAACCTTTGCCTCCTTATTTACACCACCCATGTGATGTAAAGCAGCTTTACATGCAGGTGCGTAATGCTTTAGCTTCGATAGATCGTATGGCAATTTTTACCATCCATGGGTTTTGTAATTACGTTTTACAACAGCATTTTCCGCAAATGCAAATCTCGCAAAAAAACTCTGCTCTTACGCACTCACAAGCGGTTTTACATCACATTCGCAAGTATTTATCCCAAGATCTTTGGGAGAACGTCTTATTTCCTGAACAATTTTACTTACTTGCGGCACGCTATAACTCTAATTCCAAATACACATCTTTTTTGACAGATAAGCTACTTTCAAGTTACACAGTACAGACTTTTGATCACCTACCATCTAAAAGCACCACTGCATCCTTACTAAACACTTGGCACAGTTCTATTCGATCTAAAATCAAAGATATCCCTAAAGAAAAATTCTTAGAACAAGCTCTTAAATATACGGAGAGTTTCAAAAAACAGCCTTTCTCTCTAACTGAGGACCTTCTATCTTTTGTAGATCATTTGTATGCTTCAGAAACATCAGTGCGCCTGTTTTCTTTTTCTAAAATAGCAGAAACTTTTCATCCAAAAAATCGTTTAGCACGTTATCAACCTTGTCGCGCTTTTAGCTATATAGAAGAAACGTCATGGTTTCAAGATACCGAGCAGTTTTGCAATGTAGACATTATTTTCAATACCTTGCTTCACGATTTACAATTATATTTAAAACATCACTACACTTGGTGGCTATCTCCAGATGAAAGCATTATAACACTAGAAGATCTGCTTCGCTCTTCTAAAGCTGAAGAAGTTATAAAATCATTAAGAAAGCGATTCCAGCTCATATTAATCGATGAATTTCAAGATACGGATAGGAAACAATGGAATATTTTTGCAAAACTATTTTCTCACAATGATTTTTCTGGATCCCTATTTTTAATAGGCGATCCAAAACAATCGATTTATGAGTGGAGAAATGCCGATCTCGTTACATATTTAAAAGCAAAATCTACATTTCCTAAAACATCACAGCTGCATCTTATTAACAACTACCGTTCTACACCACAGTTGATGCAGGCCATCAATATTCTCTTCTGTAAATGTTCTCCTTTTCTAGAAATTCCTGGTTATGAACCTATAGAATATCATCCCTTAACACCTCAGAGTTTAGAATATTTTGATAACACCCAACATGCGCCTATTCACTTTTTTTCTTATGAAAATGTTCTTGACCAAGCTGCGTGGATCTCTCAAACAGCTTCGTATTTACAAGCTACTCATGGGATCTCTTTTGGACGCATGGCAATTTTAGTATCGGATTCGACTCAAGCATTCGATTTAATAACCCACTGTAGTATTCCTGTATCATTTTCTAAAAATAAATCGATATTTCATCTTACTGAAACATATCTATTAACCATAGCTTGGCTAGAAGCTATCCTCTATCCAGAAAACTATGAAAAAATACAAAGAGTCTTACTGAGCAGCTTGTTTCGACATGACCTCACTGATATTCTAGAGAAAAAAGAACACTACTCCTCTTATTTTTTTTCCCTACGCAGTTATATTTTTGATCATGGGCTTTTAGCTACATTTTATCATTTCATGACTCTTCATGGCGAAGCTTTACTAAAAACTCCTCAAGGAGACCTTACTTTCCAAGAAATGGAAAGGCTTTGTGCATACTTAGGAACGATTTCTTCACAACCTCAACACCAACTTCTCTATTTGCAGTATTTCTCAGAGACAGGACGTTGGGAAGAAAACCTATCGTTTTCTTCATATTCCGAAGACACAGAAATTTTAAAAATCACTACAATTCATGCATCTAAGGGATTGGAATATGATATTGTTTTTTGCCCGGGACTAGATAAATCAAAAAAAAATAAAAGTTCTTCAGAATGGATAAGAGAAATGTATGTAGCTTGTACTCGAGCTAAAAAACAACTCTTTATCCCTTTCCAAACTTCTTTAAATTCAAGACACAATACAGCTCTTACAAACTATGTAAATCAGGAGGGATCTTATGCATCTATCTTCGATCTAGCAAAAAATTTATCCAAAGAGCATCCATCCCTATTTTCTTTATCAACCACAAACACACAGGATCAATCTACTGGGCCTATTTATAACATTACCCCACCTTCAACTTTTGTGTTATCCCCCTATCCTACCAAACAAATTTTCTCTTTTTCTTCGGTAAAAATGATGTTAGATAACGAAGTGCTTTTAGACAGTGACATTGAGAGTCCACCTATCTCTTCCGTACTTCCTAGAGGAAGAAAAACGGGAATTATCATTCATAAAATCCTAGAGAATATATCTCCAAATTTTAAAATTCCCATTTCTAAAATCTTAACTACAGTCTTACACTTCGTTAAAAACACTCATTTAGAAGGGTATGAAGAGATGATCTCACAAAAGCTTTTCTCAACTATCTCTTCACCACTATCTTTTTCCTCTGCATCCTTTGCCTTAAAAGATATCTGCCCCGACAAAATACTCAGCGAAGAAGCCTTTCTCTTTTCTAATAAAGAACAGTTGTGGCAGGGAGCAATTGACCTATTTTTCGAGTATAAGGGCAAGTATTACATTATAGATTGGAAAACATCCTTCTTAGGGGAAACCAGCTCGAAATATTCTCAAGAAAATCTCTTCTCTTACATAAAAGAGCATAACCTGGATTATCAAGGTGCCATTTACATCCATGCGGCAAAACGCTTTTTGCAACAATTTGACATTACTAGTGATGTAGAAATGGGATTTGTTTTTATTCGCGGTATCGATTCTGAAGGAAACGGCTTTTTTTGCTTACCAAACTATAAAACATCTAATCCCACAATAAACCAAAAATATCCGGTCTATCATTAG
- the rpsD gene encoding 30S ribosomal protein S4 has protein sequence MARYCGPKNRIARRFGANIFGRSRNPLLKKPHPPGQHGMQRKKKSDYGLQLEEKQKLKACYGMILEKQLVKAFKEVVNKQGSVTKMFLERFECRLDNMVYRMGFAKTIFAAQQLVAHGHVLVNGKKVDRRSFFLRPGMQVSLKEKSRKLQSVKESLENKDESSFPSYISVDKSNFKGELLISPEQDQIEAQLPLPVDISVVCEFLSHRT, from the coding sequence ATGGCTCGATATTGTGGCCCTAAAAATAGAATAGCAAGGCGTTTTGGAGCGAATATTTTTGGAAGAAGCCGAAACCCTCTGCTCAAAAAGCCCCATCCTCCAGGTCAGCACGGTATGCAGAGAAAGAAAAAATCTGACTACGGTCTTCAACTTGAGGAAAAGCAAAAGCTAAAAGCTTGTTATGGCATGATCTTAGAAAAGCAACTAGTCAAAGCTTTCAAGGAAGTTGTAAATAAGCAGGGCAGCGTCACCAAGATGTTCTTAGAAAGATTTGAGTGCCGTCTCGACAACATGGTTTATCGTATGGGGTTTGCAAAAACTATTTTTGCGGCTCAGCAATTGGTTGCTCATGGTCATGTATTGGTGAATGGGAAAAAAGTAGATAGAAGATCTTTTTTCCTACGTCCTGGAATGCAGGTTTCTTTAAAAGAAAAATCAAGAAAGTTACAGTCGGTTAAAGAGTCTTTGGAAAATAAAGACGAAAGTTCTTTCCCTTCTTACATCTCCGTGGATAAAAGCAATTTTAAGGGCGAACTTTTAATTTCTCCAGAGCAAGATCAAATAGAGGCACAACTTCCTCTGCCTGTAGATATTTCTGTTGTTTGTGAGTTCCTATCTCATAGAACATAA
- a CDS encoding exodeoxyribonuclease V subunit gamma — protein sequence MNATKHSQAIFSNSPIHLLAKLAEDLFSTYQQPFTKRWILVANTEIGHWLRRELTNATSNHIFMGSTIFSSSDSLVKHLFTEVCHEKPLIPDYITLPLFIHELLKTSEATPDILQNTSFLSEPSYSSTKHLAAIFKKFYTFSQSPSENNRYHKDLFSQLEKHFTPMGKVFASILSSIKATKQNRSLHIFGYSHLPRHFATFFTELSYFFPVYFYCFSPSREYFGDLLSDKSIDFLWRQLIDQPNRDAWQHYVLADRQALLANLSHKSQASQNFFLDKEIHYSEVFIPPQETTSLGVVQSNLFHLKPNSHENIVDKKQTITISKALSPSREVQEAFSKISTLLHQGVRPEEIFILFSQLEIYEVYLKAVFSPHLPLYFCNSSSSHAEDLKEKLLLLSSILQTQGNLYRLLQLLTHPQLQNPIDPSKTPYLLKKLSSEWEKLYKGDGTHLQHLGDNILNAYPFVEECGQVSQVELWERILPLLYDLQKFLNLYASTTIKSYEEHCNHILSFLESIFILSPEELSFITSLRNALFPTFSSSECSLNFFTDFCLDFFSHFCANSPVYDKPGPYVGTLGDLSLIPKGYTFILGANKRKQAIDLLDLVDASTEEELVFSSSEDEENFHFLQAIVSTKYELHISYLSSAHNPALPSPYINYLQEALQLSVSHLPTKAYTPSLFANKTLVHTSQEHYYKLAQAFCSKKSPLPSLFQTPDATPNLPDHLSVSQIIKAIFSPLDFFLKSNYQISLRSPTILESREKLFPTKKQIMLFWENQLSNTSQDNTYNYLSSFSKAIFTYYDDLIAQWLNKVRLNSLTAPYTVLFSSSLFHDHLEDQDKVLSPVSITLNNSELYLHGNFSGVFSKGIYLCSIDPTAKTRKTVRKTKSILENSSDMKNYLKAYIAIAMLQKSGVLSECAVIRNILSQDVFEDLPLPFSNPDNYLHQVLRVYQMMRDFPIPLISSDCWKFLDNSEKFHEAIRTAIESDANNPSLSTFWKFHNRDYKEQFAVSEEQRLQILSLFKGTHETV from the coding sequence ATGAATGCGACCAAACATAGTCAAGCAATTTTTAGCAACTCCCCCATTCATCTATTAGCTAAACTTGCAGAAGATCTATTTTCTACTTATCAACAGCCATTTACTAAAAGGTGGATTCTTGTTGCCAATACAGAAATAGGGCACTGGCTACGTAGAGAACTTACTAATGCTACGAGTAACCACATTTTCATGGGGTCGACCATTTTCTCTTCTTCTGACTCCCTTGTCAAACATTTATTCACTGAAGTTTGTCATGAAAAACCTTTAATTCCTGACTATATAACACTTCCTCTATTTATACACGAGCTACTAAAGACTTCTGAAGCAACTCCTGATATTTTACAAAACACATCTTTTCTTTCAGAGCCTTCTTATAGCTCAACAAAACATCTGGCAGCTATTTTTAAAAAATTCTATACATTCTCGCAATCGCCTTCGGAAAATAATCGTTATCATAAAGATCTTTTTTCTCAGCTAGAGAAGCACTTTACGCCTATGGGAAAGGTATTCGCTTCAATACTATCTTCTATAAAAGCTACAAAACAAAACCGTTCCTTGCATATCTTTGGTTATTCTCATTTACCAAGGCATTTTGCGACTTTTTTTACCGAATTGAGTTATTTTTTCCCTGTATATTTTTACTGTTTTTCACCAAGTCGCGAATATTTTGGTGATTTATTATCAGACAAATCGATTGATTTCTTATGGCGTCAACTTATAGATCAACCCAACAGAGATGCTTGGCAACACTATGTTTTAGCGGATAGGCAAGCATTGCTTGCCAATCTTTCTCACAAATCTCAAGCATCTCAAAATTTCTTTTTAGACAAGGAAATACATTATTCCGAGGTTTTCATTCCTCCTCAAGAAACAACATCTTTAGGAGTTGTGCAAAGTAACCTATTTCACTTAAAACCAAATTCTCATGAAAACATTGTAGACAAAAAGCAAACGATAACTATTAGCAAAGCCTTAAGTCCATCTAGGGAGGTACAAGAAGCGTTCTCAAAAATCTCTACATTATTGCATCAAGGTGTGCGCCCAGAAGAAATTTTTATTTTATTTTCTCAACTAGAAATCTATGAGGTGTATTTAAAGGCAGTGTTTTCACCCCATTTACCTCTATACTTCTGCAATAGCTCCTCTTCACATGCTGAAGACTTAAAGGAAAAACTCTTACTCTTATCATCTATTTTACAAACACAGGGCAATCTATACCGTCTATTACAACTTCTCACACACCCCCAACTACAAAATCCTATAGATCCGAGTAAAACTCCCTATCTTTTGAAAAAACTCTCCAGTGAGTGGGAAAAACTGTATAAAGGGGATGGAACACATTTACAACATCTGGGAGATAACATTTTGAATGCCTATCCCTTTGTTGAAGAGTGTGGTCAAGTAAGTCAGGTAGAACTTTGGGAGCGCATTCTTCCTCTACTGTACGATCTACAGAAATTCTTAAATCTTTATGCATCCACCACGATTAAATCTTATGAAGAACACTGTAATCACATTCTATCTTTCCTTGAATCCATATTTATCCTATCTCCAGAAGAGTTATCTTTTATAACGTCTCTTAGAAATGCTCTCTTCCCCACCTTTTCTTCTTCAGAATGCTCTTTAAATTTTTTTACAGACTTTTGTTTGGATTTCTTCTCTCACTTTTGTGCTAATAGCCCCGTTTATGATAAGCCTGGCCCTTATGTCGGAACATTAGGAGATTTAAGTCTTATACCTAAAGGCTACACGTTTATCCTCGGAGCAAATAAGCGGAAACAAGCCATTGATTTACTAGATCTAGTTGATGCCTCAACTGAAGAAGAACTAGTGTTTTCGTCTTCTGAAGATGAAGAAAACTTTCATTTCCTTCAGGCTATAGTTTCTACTAAATACGAACTTCATATTAGTTATTTATCCTCTGCTCACAATCCTGCGTTGCCCAGCCCTTATATTAATTATCTTCAAGAAGCTCTACAGCTATCCGTTTCTCATCTGCCTACAAAAGCTTATACACCTTCGTTATTTGCCAACAAAACCCTTGTACACACCTCTCAAGAGCATTACTACAAGTTAGCGCAAGCATTTTGTTCTAAGAAATCCCCCCTACCTTCTTTGTTTCAAACTCCAGATGCTACGCCAAACCTTCCCGACCATTTATCTGTTTCTCAAATTATAAAAGCAATTTTCTCTCCCTTAGACTTCTTCTTAAAATCTAATTACCAGATTTCTCTAAGATCTCCCACTATACTAGAATCTAGAGAGAAGCTATTTCCTACAAAAAAACAAATCATGCTATTTTGGGAAAATCAACTCTCTAATACATCCCAAGATAACACGTATAATTACCTATCTTCCTTTTCTAAGGCCATTTTCACTTACTATGACGATCTAATAGCCCAGTGGCTGAACAAGGTTCGCTTAAATTCTCTCACAGCACCATATACCGTGCTTTTTTCTTCATCATTATTTCATGATCACCTTGAGGATCAAGACAAGGTTTTGTCGCCTGTTTCAATAACTTTGAACAACTCTGAACTTTACCTACACGGGAATTTTTCTGGAGTATTCTCCAAAGGTATATATCTCTGTTCCATTGACCCTACAGCTAAGACAAGAAAAACTGTAAGGAAAACAAAATCTATTCTAGAGAACTCTTCTGACATGAAAAATTACTTAAAGGCCTACATTGCTATAGCAATGTTACAAAAATCTGGCGTGCTTTCAGAATGCGCTGTTATCAGAAATATCCTCTCTCAAGATGTCTTTGAAGATCTTCCCCTTCCTTTTTCTAATCCTGACAACTACCTGCATCAGGTTCTTCGAGTATACCAAATGATGAGAGATTTTCCGATTCCTTTAATTTCTTCTGATTGTTGGAAGTTTTTAGACAATTCCGAAAAGTTTCATGAAGCTATACGCACAGCTATTGAATCTGATGCCAATAATCCCTCTTTATCAACTTTTTGGAAATTTCATAACCGAGATTACAAAGAACAATTCGCAGTAAGTGAAGAACAACGTCTACAGATTCTTTCTTTGTTTAAGGGCACGCATGAAACCGTTTGA